One Brassica napus cultivar Da-Ae chromosome C4, Da-Ae, whole genome shotgun sequence genomic region harbors:
- the LOC106405071 gene encoding uncharacterized protein LOC106405071 — protein sequence MVSRYKESLFDALLKDKKFRFGIMVKGYDTSLPADEVESVLRTHFSSCGEITHVYISTPNNRANIYFSEEEGEALALGLHGSEVRGFRITTRRLATVRSNPLLAPGQTRRIGYTAPAHLIEFAPEIRRKVMAFKRIKRTMKKVMAFKRMKRTLKTRSGLL from the exons ATGGTATCACGTTATAAAGAATCTCTGTTTGACGCCCTACTCAAGGACAAAAAATT TAGGTTTGGCATTATGGTTAAGGGGTATGACACTTCCCTTCCTGCAGATGAAGTCGAGAGTGTTTTGAGAACACATTTCTCTTCTTGTGGAGAGATAACACATGTTTACATTTCTACTCCCAACAACCGTGCTAATATCTATTTTtccgaagaagaaggagaagcttTGGCGCTGGGTCTTCATGGAAGTGAAGTGAGAGGATTCAGAATAACTACTAGGCGCTTAGCCACAGTCAGAAGTAACCCTCTCCTTGCCCCCGGTCAAACTCGTCGTATTGGCTATACCGCCCCAG CTCATCTGATTGAGTTTGCCCCCGAGATACGGCGCAAGGTCATGGCTTTTAAGAGGATTAAGAGGACCATGAAGAAGGTCATGGCTTTTAAGAGGATGAAGAGGACCTTGAAGACAAGGTCAGGACTTTTATGA
- the LOC106405483 gene encoding nucleolin 1-like, with protein sequence MTLPSQSRSIQAAPNSLLTLLNPSNLSCGEVFRVIVPTDFIVDRRAFVILLGHGAEEKALQLNGSDIGDWNALVKVAPEEEEEEYQMHATNYCSLFGIAVLGYDTSLPEDEIESKLTANFSSCGKITHVFVCPLDECTNIYFSKEEGEASALDLNGSEVGGFKITTMRVATVRSNPPLAPGETRIGYSIPAHFIEFARENEEKLNDYMTK encoded by the exons ATGACTCTTCCTTCCCAATCCCGATCAATCCAGGCTGCCCCCAACTCCTTGCTCACTTTGCTCAATCCAAGCAAT CTATCATGTGGCGAAGTCTTTAGGGTTATTGTTCCCACAGACTTTATTGTCGACAG ACGTGCTTTTGTTATTCTTCTTGGACATGGCGCAGAAGAGAAGGCGTTGCAACTTAATGGGAGTGACATCGGAGATTGGAATGCCCTTGTTAAGGTTGCacccgaggaagaagaggaggaatacCAGATG CATGCAACAAATTACTGCAGTTTGTTTGGCATTGCCGTTTTGGGGTATGACACTAGCCTTCCTGAAGATGAAATCGAGAGCAAGTTGACAGCAAATTTCTCATCTTGTGGGAAGATAACACATGTTTTCGTTTGTCCTCTCGACGAGTGTACTAATATCTATTTttccaaagaagaaggtgaAGCTAGTGCCCTGGATCTTAATGGAAGTGAAGTGGGCGGATTCAAAATAACTACCATGCGCGTTGCCACAGTCAGAAGTAACCCTCCCCTTGCCCCCGGTGAAACTCGTATTGGCTATAGTATCCCAG CTCATTTTATCGAGTTTGCCCGCGAGAACGAGGAGAAGCTCAATGATTATATGACTAAGTGA
- the BNAC04G56540D gene encoding uncharacterized protein At5g01610 has product MDQIMNKVGSYWLGQKANKEFNSVGDDFNSLSSSIEGGTKWLVNKLKGKMQKPLAELLKEFGLPVGIFPQDATNYEFNEETGKLTVFIPEACEVGYKDSSVLRFSTTVTGYLEKGKLAEVEGLKTKVMIWVKVSCISADVSKVYFTAGMKKSRSRDAYEVIRPGVAVDKF; this is encoded by the exons ATGGATCAAATAATGAACAAGGTGGGCTCTTATTGGTTAGGACAAAAGGCAAACAAAGAGTTCAACTCCGTTGGTGACGACTTTAAT TCATTGTCTAGTAGTATTGAAGGAGGTACCAAGTGGTTGGTCAACAAACTcaaag GAAAAATGCAGAAACCATTGGCTGAGCTGCTAAAAGAGTTTGGTTTACCGGTTGGGATCTTTCCACAGGACGCCACAAACTATGAGTTCAACGAAGAGACGGGTAAGTTGACTGTCTTCATCCCTGAGGCCTGTGAGGTTGGGTACAAGGACTCATCGGTCCTGCGGTTTTCAACAACGGTAACTGGTTACCTGGAGAAAGGGAAGCTAGCAGAAGTGGAAGGTTTGAAAACAAAGGTGATGATTTGGGTGAAAGTGAGTTGTATCTCAGCAGATGTATCAAAGGTATATTTCACGGCTGGGATGAAGAAAAGCAGGAGCAGAGATGCTTATGAGGTTATACGGCCTGGTGTTGCTGTTGATAAATTCTAA